From the genome of Candidatus Electrothrix communis, one region includes:
- a CDS encoding type II toxin-antitoxin system Phd/YefM family antitoxin — protein MTTISVAVAKSRFSEFIAKSSYTRERFIITKRNKPVAALVSLEDLQIIEQHEERQGLASIIGKWKGFEGVGEQIGDLSNLRKDAGTRKNVSL, from the coding sequence ATGACAACCATATCAGTTGCTGTTGCAAAAAGTCGGTTTTCCGAATTCATAGCTAAAAGCAGCTATACTCGTGAACGTTTTATTATCACCAAAAGAAACAAACCCGTTGCTGCATTGGTCAGCCTGGAAGATCTCCAAATTATTGAGCAGCATGAAGAGCGACAGGGGCTTGCCTCTATCATCGGGAAATGGAAAGGCTTTGAAGGGGTGGGGGAGCAGATAGGCGATCTGTCCAATTTACGAAAAGATGCAGGAACCCGGAAAAATGTTTCTCTTTGA
- a CDS encoding type II toxin-antitoxin system VapC family toxin: MFLFDTDVITNVLKKTPSHALLQKLEGLPRAQQYISTITISEIVYGAFKSNRPEYHLNNLENILLPAVNVVGFDTKAAAVCGQLRAELEKKGQPLDLADLEIASIAMAGGFTLVTGNTRHFGRIEALRVENWLKG, encoded by the coding sequence ATGTTTCTCTTTGATACGGACGTTATCACCAATGTCTTAAAAAAAACGCCCTCACACGCTCTGCTTCAAAAACTTGAAGGTCTGCCGAGAGCCCAACAATATATTTCCACAATCACCATTTCGGAAATAGTTTACGGTGCATTTAAAAGCAATCGTCCAGAATATCATCTGAACAATCTGGAAAATATTTTACTGCCTGCTGTGAATGTGGTCGGTTTTGATACAAAGGCAGCCGCTGTTTGCGGTCAGCTTCGAGCTGAACTGGAGAAAAAAGGGCAGCCGCTTGACCTTGCTGATCTTGAAATCGCCTCAATCGCCATGGCCGGAGGCTTTACCCTTGTGACGGGGAATACCCGACATTTCGGCAGAATTGAGGCGTTGCGGGTGGAAAATTGGTTGAAGGGGTGA
- a CDS encoding RHS repeat-associated core domain-containing protein, which translates to MTDLRGNTTVNAYDAEGDLISVTDPEGAATGFSHDDLGRIVGKTKPLGNSYSYTYDNNSNLIAVDGPLGFHIGYEYDANNNLTTSLDPNGGAIKYDWTASDSIAAVTNQLGFTSSFAYGLMNERTGRTDAEGRAWSYLYDNMLRVTDVSGPLGLHQSFAYNALGRITDATDPENRVKHVDYDALGRPLTITRNYLPGAGEDADTNVTTAFTYDLLGNRLSVTDPEGYEFRAEYDLQNRLRTKQDAEGYEWEYSYDPMGNLLSVLNPRGYETNYVYTPTNRLQTVINPEEHTRTLTYNGNGKLTQVTDPMGTVTAFAYNELDRRSEVIRNYQPAVAPDQETNVSSKFEYDAAGNLRFVTNPLNHQAEIRYDAAHRRSEMIDFEGGSTVFAYDKVNNLLQVTDAEGNATSYSVDELDRLIAVTNAENETTGYTYDLVGNRTKLIEADDTVTLYEFDGVYRLNRVHENYRPGLDPGNDVNVLTAYSYDRRGLLTGIINANGAETLFEHNGVGKLIKEIDPLNKVWEYAYDGNRNRISRQDGKGELTEYAFYLDDMLEQISYADASTVAYQYDANNNRIGMNDKLGETSWAFDPLNRVTEQNDPFARVLGYQYDAASNRIGTTYPDGNQVGYAYSPNNWLQRMTDPAGQAIEYSRDLVGNLTQIVNPNQTETTIAYDKVYRTLERINRQVTNGGKTNSGFKYSYNEVGHITETVKEYGWRKPSVVTEAYEYDGLHRLAYMSMSPIKNNGGMVETAYSYDPVGNRLSWESNDDLQTNTPFDGFYRTYEYNAANQMLAMENAADKKNDDFAYEYRFDANGNRINRQLIDRNGPQYGVDYSYDPENRLVLAQDYMIVGGDKKEADHRIDRAFTTLEYDGGGRRLVQHYDPKQGGNGVDKRDEYVFDGLDPVAEYKMLNGQHTDYYRGAGGHMALMHQYKGGTQGQMYWYHYNNKGDVVGLTKHNGNSHHNYRYDPYGAVLPENGNFTDPHNHYTLTGKEFDENTGLVWFGSRHYEPETGVWMGQDSYRGRLSEPGTLHRFGYVGNRPISYFDWYGFEQVLVDSYEGKGGPSKKRPGNHSRNNYSYAPTDDGEYRIYGCGLHVTSVWGRQSEIPWGADVRFNGTELEVQVFQDKNQDKFIDLQSEFTGEYEPLNTYGSGGPWNQNDFGHVSCKWFVDHNNNGRYDYMTETPYVQYFHTTPDIENKKRSHLLESHGCIHTFPHEIDEMINKGYMKQGTKFTVEDYSTNVPDFPKAAPGTVDPNSYEITFYPKDEKIIITGDGEPEPPYMCQPDFIGPLSPSDPCFAERYGYN; encoded by the coding sequence ATGACCGACCTGCGCGGCAACACCACCGTCAACGCCTATGACGCGGAAGGCGACCTGATCAGCGTGACCGACCCGGAAGGCGCAGCCACCGGCTTCAGCCATGACGATCTGGGCCGAATCGTCGGCAAAACAAAACCGCTTGGTAACTCGTATAGCTATACCTACGACAACAACTCCAACCTGATTGCTGTGGACGGCCCGCTGGGTTTTCATATCGGTTATGAGTATGATGCCAACAACAATTTGACCACCTCCCTTGACCCCAACGGCGGGGCCATCAAGTACGACTGGACCGCTTCGGATAGCATCGCTGCGGTCACCAACCAGCTGGGCTTTACCTCTTCCTTTGCCTATGGCCTGATGAACGAGCGAACCGGTCGAACCGATGCCGAAGGCCGGGCCTGGAGCTATCTCTACGACAATATGCTTCGGGTTACGGATGTCAGCGGCCCGTTGGGACTGCATCAGAGTTTTGCCTATAATGCCTTGGGCCGGATCACCGACGCAACTGATCCCGAAAATAGGGTCAAGCATGTGGACTACGACGCCCTGGGGCGTCCCCTGACCATAACCCGCAACTACCTGCCCGGAGCCGGTGAAGATGCGGACACCAACGTCACCACCGCTTTTACCTATGACCTGCTGGGCAATCGGCTCTCGGTCACTGACCCGGAAGGATACGAGTTCAGGGCTGAGTACGATCTCCAGAACCGGCTTCGGACAAAACAGGATGCTGAAGGTTATGAATGGGAATATTCCTATGATCCTATGGGCAACCTGCTCTCTGTCCTCAATCCGCGCGGCTACGAAACAAACTATGTCTATACCCCCACCAACCGCCTCCAGACGGTTATCAATCCAGAAGAGCACACCAGAACCTTGACCTATAATGGCAACGGCAAACTGACCCAGGTCACTGATCCCATGGGGACTGTTACCGCCTTTGCCTATAATGAGCTGGACCGCCGCAGCGAGGTGATCAGGAATTATCAGCCTGCTGTTGCTCCTGATCAGGAAACCAATGTCAGCAGCAAATTCGAGTACGATGCAGCGGGCAACCTCCGTTTTGTCACCAACCCGCTCAACCATCAGGCGGAGATCCGCTACGATGCCGCCCATCGCCGCAGCGAAATGATCGACTTTGAAGGCGGCAGCACTGTTTTTGCCTATGATAAAGTCAATAACCTGCTCCAAGTCACGGATGCTGAAGGTAATGCGACCTCGTACAGCGTGGATGAGCTGGACCGTCTGATCGCGGTTACCAATGCGGAAAACGAAACCACTGGCTATACCTATGATCTGGTGGGCAATCGCACCAAATTGATCGAAGCGGATGACACCGTGACCCTGTATGAATTTGACGGGGTGTATCGCCTGAACCGGGTTCACGAGAACTATCGTCCGGGCCTTGATCCGGGTAATGATGTCAACGTGCTCACCGCCTACAGCTACGACCGGCGGGGCCTGCTCACCGGTATTATCAATGCCAACGGCGCGGAGACCCTGTTCGAGCATAATGGGGTGGGCAAACTGATCAAAGAGATTGACCCGCTGAATAAGGTCTGGGAATACGCCTATGACGGCAATCGCAACCGGATTAGCCGCCAAGATGGCAAGGGCGAGCTGACTGAGTACGCCTTTTACTTGGATGACATGCTGGAGCAGATCAGCTATGCCGATGCCAGCACGGTGGCCTATCAATATGATGCCAATAATAACCGCATCGGCATGAACGATAAACTGGGCGAAACCTCCTGGGCCTTTGATCCCCTGAACCGGGTCACGGAACAGAACGATCCCTTTGCGCGGGTGCTGGGCTATCAGTACGATGCCGCTTCCAACCGCATCGGCACCACCTACCCGGACGGCAATCAGGTGGGCTATGCGTACAGCCCCAATAACTGGCTGCAACGGATGACCGATCCGGCAGGTCAGGCCATCGAATACAGCCGCGATCTGGTGGGCAACCTGACCCAGATTGTTAATCCCAACCAGACCGAGACCACCATTGCCTACGATAAGGTCTACCGGACCCTGGAACGGATCAACCGCCAGGTCACCAATGGCGGCAAGACCAACAGCGGGTTCAAGTACAGCTATAACGAGGTCGGTCATATCACCGAGACGGTCAAAGAATACGGCTGGCGCAAGCCCTCTGTGGTCACCGAGGCCTACGAGTATGACGGCCTCCATCGTTTGGCCTATATGAGCATGTCACCGATCAAGAATAACGGCGGCATGGTGGAAACAGCCTACAGCTACGACCCGGTGGGTAACCGCCTGAGCTGGGAGAGCAACGACGACCTCCAGACCAACACCCCCTTTGACGGCTTTTATCGCACCTATGAGTACAATGCGGCCAACCAGATGCTGGCCATGGAAAATGCGGCTGATAAGAAGAACGATGATTTTGCCTATGAGTACCGCTTTGACGCCAACGGCAACCGGATCAACCGGCAGCTGATCGACCGAAACGGCCCGCAGTACGGGGTGGATTACAGCTATGACCCGGAAAACCGCCTTGTCCTGGCCCAGGATTACATGATTGTCGGCGGCGACAAGAAAGAAGCAGACCATCGCATCGACCGGGCCTTCACCACCCTGGAATATGACGGCGGCGGCCGCAGACTGGTCCAGCATTACGATCCCAAACAGGGCGGCAACGGGGTGGATAAACGGGACGAGTATGTCTTTGACGGGCTTGATCCGGTGGCTGAATACAAGATGCTCAATGGCCAGCACACGGATTATTACCGGGGCGCGGGCGGGCACATGGCCCTTATGCACCAGTACAAGGGCGGCACCCAGGGGCAGATGTACTGGTACCATTACAATAATAAGGGCGATGTGGTCGGCCTGACCAAGCATAACGGCAACTCGCACCATAACTACCGCTATGATCCATACGGGGCCGTGCTGCCGGAGAATGGTAACTTCACTGATCCGCATAACCATTACACCTTGACTGGTAAGGAGTTTGATGAGAATACCGGGCTGGTTTGGTTCGGGTCTCGGCATTATGAGCCGGAGACTGGGGTTTGGATGGGGCAGGATAGTTATCGGGGACGGTTGAGCGAACCGGGGACGTTGCATCGGTTTGGGTATGTTGGGAATAGACCAATCTCGTATTTTGATTGGTACGGATTTGAACAAGTTTTAGTTGACAGTTATGAAGGCAAAGGAGGGCCTAGTAAAAAACGCCCAGGAAATCATTCTAGAAATAATTATAGTTATGCCCCAACTGATGATGGCGAATACCGAATATATGGATGTGGTTTACATGTTACTAGTGTATGGGGACGACAATCTGAAATTCCTTGGGGTGCTGATGTTAGATTCAATGGAACCGAACTTGAAGTCCAAGTATTTCAAGATAAGAATCAAGACAAATTTATTGACCTTCAATCAGAATTCACGGGTGAATATGAGCCACTAAATACGTATGGCTCGGGGGGACCATGGAATCAAAATGATTTTGGACATGTATCATGCAAATGGTTTGTTGATCATAATAATAATGGCCGCTACGATTATATGACTGAAACGCCATATGTGCAATATTTTCATACTACCCCAGATATTGAGAATAAAAAAAGGTCACATTTATTAGAATCACATGGTTGCATTCATACATTCCCTCACGAAATTGACGAGATGATTAATAAAGGGTATATGAAACAAGGAACTAAATTTACAGTTGAAGATTATTCAACTAATGTTCCAGATTTTCCTAAAGCGGCACCGGGAACAGTTGATCCTAACTCCTATGAAATTACCTTTTATCCAAAGGATGAGAAAATAATTATAACAGGGGATGGAGAGCCAGAACCGCCATATATGTGTCAGCCAGACTTTATAGGCCCATTAAGTCCTAGCGATCCTTGTTTTGCGGAACGTTATGGATATAATTAG
- a CDS encoding DUF6531 domain-containing protein — MSLPVIRALRSLFLPLLIISCALSGCSDDNVKVELTGQIDRSLPAGMTVCLDSSGNGRCDADEPSARTNADGTYSVTIPAESLGQFPLVVEPTQKAKPPVIALSAPAGKHQFVSPVSTAVQSRVYLGNSLAEAEADVRVRYALPKDVDLYADYQGGSLEPEPVHALLEAVASDYGFDVAGNTETAEVAADAQRVAGRRVSGARAASSSDNWVAVEVAGSPSFAAASVVESGSGIADSTVVAESGDAEDSALLASAEDKVFSVAAAASEAAVEAVVVSAEADCTPVIEHTGNGNLPDNVKIGSAVRFSWYVKNSSDCEVKGYRLKMLSISPERPATFSDNVNLTFDLAPNETDKLVEADMLVAPMEGVEEGIKYRVEFDIVTDTGEILEVPEDWERLYATFTVYDPSAEPTTLLAPENNTQIEGTKPILEWEPVSGAEVYRVVLSENSSFSGLSDDGVSTTTCLDDTCQTERTDSTTFQLGTSLTVETGKTYYWKVRDNASARWSSVFQFTVEENVEPPPVEPPEPWECSEREPLYDNWETPASGLGPDFVQTWGLVNNTNCEMNGFTIGNPEVFLWTGGNSYVPYPASISGTYTPFSLLPNGGTGQVTANFHFELPAEGIYRIFFDIITESGDVLPYLPSSTAPGYGRLYSDVGRSIGGCFAPAPAINSVDHVGLGNGKVVVSAEVENVSEDPSLMTNNNESTLESGSNGNYNGGDDADKADSTNKIEVVGECDQDAFLEYFYHTTRSDLFGKNCKSNACGGSVKFIGDPVNTAIGNFIQQETDAAVAGPGDSTIRLQRIYNSQAVLWTPASKRRYFPDGSDEVVAEPPQYFGKGWTSELGQYLLEIDMAPAFEGVQILFADGHTANFKKTGDTYVSDTPGNFNVITKEGDEFVLRDTDCQCALETKRFDSEGRLIALVDRNDNRINLIYDGDNLAAVENTAGRRIDFAVNADGRITKADLPENITLRYEYTDDMLTAFVDGRGNRTQYQYDDLGQMTGIISAKGHSVVQNSYDDEYRVSEQTVGESEMYLYSYANGQTTVSDSYGNAHVYHYDEELRLVRTDYPDGTAEEFTYDENLNRTGHQNQAGVQWSWTYDDKGNRLTADGPLGWHRCLGVQRAQSGYSDDREGQCDHRTRNYLYLRRQR; from the coding sequence ATGTCGTTGCCCGTCATCCGAGCACTTCGTTCCTTGTTCCTGCCCCTTCTCATTATTTCCTGTGCCTTGAGCGGTTGTTCGGACGATAACGTCAAGGTCGAGCTTACCGGCCAAATCGACCGAAGTTTACCTGCGGGCATGACGGTTTGCCTGGATAGTTCCGGTAACGGGAGATGTGATGCTGACGAGCCTTCTGCCCGTACCAATGCCGACGGTACCTACTCGGTCACGATTCCGGCTGAGAGCCTGGGGCAATTTCCCTTGGTGGTTGAGCCGACCCAAAAGGCGAAGCCCCCGGTGATCGCCTTGTCAGCTCCGGCTGGGAAGCATCAGTTTGTCTCGCCCGTCTCCACCGCTGTGCAGAGCAGGGTCTATCTGGGGAACAGCTTGGCTGAGGCTGAAGCAGATGTTCGAGTCCGCTATGCCCTGCCAAAGGATGTTGATCTGTATGCGGATTATCAGGGTGGTTCCTTGGAGCCAGAACCCGTTCATGCTTTGCTTGAAGCAGTTGCGTCGGATTATGGGTTTGATGTTGCAGGAAATACGGAGACTGCTGAGGTTGCAGCGGATGCACAACGGGTTGCGGGGCGTAGGGTTAGTGGTGCGCGTGCTGCCTCTTCTTCAGATAACTGGGTTGCGGTGGAAGTTGCTGGTAGCCCTTCTTTTGCTGCGGCTAGTGTGGTGGAGTCTGGATCTGGAATTGCTGATTCTACGGTTGTTGCGGAGAGCGGTGATGCTGAGGACTCGGCTCTTCTTGCTTCTGCTGAGGATAAAGTTTTTTCTGTTGCAGCAGCTGCCAGTGAGGCTGCTGTTGAAGCTGTGGTTGTTAGTGCGGAGGCAGATTGTACACCTGTTATTGAACACACCGGCAACGGTAACTTGCCCGATAATGTAAAAATCGGTTCGGCTGTACGGTTCAGCTGGTATGTGAAAAACAGCAGTGACTGTGAAGTTAAGGGCTATCGTCTGAAGATGCTTTCCATCTCTCCAGAACGTCCTGCTACCTTCAGTGATAACGTAAACCTGACCTTTGATCTGGCACCGAACGAAACCGACAAACTCGTTGAAGCGGATATGCTGGTGGCCCCGATGGAGGGAGTGGAGGAGGGAATTAAGTATCGGGTTGAATTTGATATTGTAACAGATACAGGAGAAATCTTAGAGGTGCCTGAAGATTGGGAACGCCTTTATGCCACATTTACAGTCTATGATCCTTCAGCAGAGCCAACGACCCTTCTTGCTCCTGAGAACAATACGCAAATTGAGGGAACAAAACCGATTCTTGAGTGGGAGCCTGTTTCTGGAGCAGAAGTATACCGAGTTGTACTCAGTGAAAATAGTTCCTTCAGCGGGCTGAGTGATGACGGAGTTTCTACTACAACTTGTCTTGATGACACTTGTCAGACAGAACGAACCGATTCCACAACATTCCAGCTTGGAACATCTCTGACTGTAGAGACCGGTAAAACTTATTATTGGAAAGTTCGTGATAACGCATCCGCTAGGTGGTCTTCCGTTTTTCAGTTCACTGTGGAAGAAAATGTAGAACCACCCCCTGTAGAACCGCCTGAACCGTGGGAATGCTCCGAACGCGAACCCCTGTATGATAATTGGGAGACACCCGCTAGCGGCCTCGGCCCGGACTTCGTTCAGACTTGGGGCTTGGTGAATAATACCAACTGTGAAATGAACGGCTTTACTATCGGCAACCCGGAGGTCTTTCTCTGGACAGGCGGAAACTCTTATGTCCCATACCCTGCCTCAATCAGCGGTACGTATACGCCCTTTTCTTTGCTCCCCAACGGCGGAACCGGTCAAGTAACAGCAAATTTCCATTTTGAACTGCCTGCCGAGGGTATTTACCGTATCTTCTTTGATATCATCACCGAGTCCGGCGATGTACTGCCTTACCTCCCCAGCAGCACAGCTCCTGGTTATGGACGGCTGTACAGCGATGTAGGGCGCAGTATCGGAGGTTGTTTTGCCCCGGCCCCGGCAATCAATTCCGTGGATCATGTCGGTCTGGGCAACGGCAAGGTCGTAGTCAGTGCGGAAGTGGAAAATGTCTCGGAAGATCCTTCCTTGATGACCAATAATAATGAATCGACCCTAGAGAGCGGCTCAAACGGCAACTATAACGGCGGCGATGATGCTGACAAGGCTGACAGCACCAATAAAATAGAGGTGGTTGGCGAATGCGATCAGGACGCTTTTCTTGAATATTTCTACCATACCACCCGTTCCGATCTTTTCGGTAAAAATTGTAAGTCGAACGCCTGTGGCGGATCGGTGAAATTCATCGGCGACCCGGTCAACACGGCCATCGGTAATTTCATTCAGCAGGAAACCGATGCGGCAGTAGCCGGTCCCGGCGACAGCACGATCCGGCTGCAACGAATCTACAACTCCCAGGCTGTGCTTTGGACACCGGCATCCAAACGCCGCTACTTCCCGGACGGCTCTGACGAGGTTGTGGCGGAACCGCCCCAGTATTTCGGTAAAGGCTGGACCTCGGAATTGGGTCAGTATCTCTTAGAGATCGACATGGCCCCGGCCTTTGAGGGCGTGCAAATTCTCTTTGCCGACGGCCATACAGCCAATTTCAAGAAAACGGGCGACACCTATGTGTCCGACACTCCGGGCAACTTTAACGTCATCACCAAGGAAGGCGATGAGTTCGTACTCCGGGACACGGACTGCCAATGCGCCCTGGAGACGAAACGCTTTGACAGTGAAGGCCGCTTAATTGCCCTAGTTGACCGCAACGATAACCGGATCAATCTCATCTACGATGGCGACAACTTAGCTGCCGTGGAAAACACAGCCGGTCGTCGGATCGACTTTGCAGTCAATGCAGACGGGCGTATTACCAAGGCCGATTTGCCGGAAAACATCACTCTGCGCTATGAGTACACGGATGATATGCTCACTGCCTTTGTGGACGGTCGGGGCAACCGTACCCAGTATCAGTATGACGACTTGGGACAGATGACCGGAATCATCTCCGCCAAAGGGCATTCTGTTGTCCAGAACAGCTACGATGACGAATACCGGGTCAGCGAACAGACTGTGGGCGAAAGCGAGATGTATCTATACAGCTATGCTAACGGTCAGACCACGGTGAGCGATTCCTACGGCAATGCCCATGTCTACCATTATGACGAGGAGCTGCGCCTTGTCCGCACCGACTATCCCGACGGCACCGCAGAAGAATTCACCTATGATGAAAACCTGAACCGCACCGGTCATCAGAATCAGGCCGGAGTGCAATGGAGCTGGACCTACGATGATAAGGGCAACCGCCTGACAGCGGACGGTCCGCTGGGCTGGCATCGGTGCCTGGGAGTACAACGAGCGCAATCAGGTTACTCGGACGACCGAGAAGGTCAATGCGACCACAGAACGCGAAACTACCTTTACCTACGACGACAACGGTAA
- a CDS encoding N-acetyltransferase: MKIPIRPARMSDVKDIHSLLQQFANKGLLLGRSISSLYDQLRDFVVFDDNGIQGVCALHICWENLAEIRSLAVAEQHQGKGVGRQLVHSCLDEARSLEIGRVFTLTYQAPFFRKLDFQHIEKNDLPHKIWSDCLQCPKFPDCDEEALVWTAEER; the protein is encoded by the coding sequence ATGAAAATCCCCATCCGTCCGGCCCGGATGAGCGATGTTAAGGATATCCACAGCCTCTTGCAGCAGTTTGCCAATAAAGGCCTACTCTTAGGTCGATCCATCAGCTCGCTCTATGACCAGCTGCGCGACTTTGTTGTCTTTGATGATAACGGTATCCAGGGGGTCTGCGCCCTCCATATCTGCTGGGAAAACCTGGCTGAGATACGCTCGCTGGCTGTCGCAGAACAGCACCAGGGCAAAGGAGTCGGAAGGCAGCTAGTACATTCCTGCCTTGATGAGGCTCGAAGCCTTGAGATCGGTCGGGTTTTCACCCTGACGTATCAGGCTCCTTTTTTCAGAAAGCTGGACTTTCAACATATAGAAAAAAATGATCTGCCCCATAAGATATGGAGCGACTGCCTCCAATGCCCGAAATTTCCCGACTGTGATGAAGAGGCACTGGTTTGGACAGCAGAGGAGAGGTAG